The window aagaaaactattgaatgCAAGTAAAAATGTCTAAGAACTACATTTAAAGTATGTTGAATTCAATATCAGACTTCACCTTAACATGAGATACATTACTACAATAAGTTTGTTTGCATAATCAGTAACGactaaaataatgtacttgtatacaaatgtatatggaAGCTTACAATATTGCTGCCATCTGATTCATATATTCCTCAAGGCATAAAACTATATTCCAAcacaataaaacatattttttttaaacttccctTATACAAACACAATACGTGCAGTGCCCATTTCCTTTATCATGAAACCTCCCACATAATAATTCTCCAAAGAAAAAGAGCTACTTATGGCAGGCAAATACTGTACTACTTATGCACAGCTAGGTCTATCAGTTATTGACTGTCTAGTTTTCTCTATtgacatggctatttgtctctctgtccgcacattttcagtctgccctcagatcttaaaaactacttaggctagagggctgcaaattggtatgttgatcatccaccctccaatcattgaacataccaaattgcaagcctctagcctcaaaagtttttattttattttaggttaaagttaaccatgatcatgcatctggcaccgctataggtaccaacaacataggctaCCAGCAGCccatgactgaaagtttcatgggctgcaactgagagtttcatgggctgtggctgagagtttcatacagcattatacactgtacagaaaactcgattgcaccaaaggaacttggtgcattttttacttgtttttctgttccACCTTTGATTAAAATGCAGGGcaagaaaatttgtaaaagtaatagtttgcataaaaaattttcttgtaaaaacttAAAAGTTTCACAATTTACGTGGGAAgaagtatactgtacatagcTGTGAAATCTCCAAACAGTAACTAAGAAATAAAGGGTGTACTTGGTGCTTAAGGCAAAAGAATCAAAACCTTACTTTACTCATGATCATGATTTTTGGCAAAAACATCAAGCCCAAAGGAAACCCCAACAGAAGACCAACCTCTGACAGATCATGCCCTTTACCTACATTCCTAAAAGATGTGAAGGCTAAAAGGATAGCACCACTCTTCACAGACAACTCTCAAAGTGTTTCACAGGCCACCCCGGCAAGACTACGGTGAACTAAGGAGAGATTCCATTTTGGCTGATGGATCAAACAATTTAGAAACtccttttcaaaatataaaagacttCTCAGATTCTGAGACGTGGTTACTTCAATGTCTAGGATTTCCAGTGCCCTTCAACCATTGCATGCAGAGACTGACAGCTTCTTATAGAGACAGTTAAGTTAGAAATCTGAAATCATGGAAACAGGTGTTGATTGAGATGCCTCTCACTGCACCAACTATAGCATTGTCCTCTGCAAGAACTCTTTCAATACTCTCCAGGCATAGAGATGCAAGTTCTAGAAGCTGAGAAagatccccccccccttccagaTGAACTGCCTCACTGACTGCACTTTTCTCCATCCTGAAAGGGGTCTGTTACAGGAACTTGTTTAGTAGGTGAGGTCCATGACTGGGCGCCAAGCTCCTGTTAACTTTGGGAAAACATAACAAGCCACTGTAAAATTCAGGTGATCTGCCACTCACTTAATCACTTGCCTCTTTTACTACCCTAATAGatggacagaaagacagacagatattaatatatatatttagctgctAAATACAGTGCATATATCTGTAGTCAATAAGCCCTTGCAGGGAGTATTTGTGAAATTAACACATAAAAAAGTGAGACTTTTTTGCATTTAgcataatgtgaaaaaaaaaacaaccacaaggcatctctgtaaaatatattacaaatgtcaCTCCATATATCATACAATAAGATTCCAAAGAAGATATAcatcatatctatttattttccatagtatatactatgtacatacaaagtatatctacaaatatacaatatttacacaatgatgtaataaaaaaccaagatTTATGAACAGCACAAATAAGGTGGACTGAAACTTTcatatttaattgtttatagCAACAAAATGAATGTTTGTCAATAAACAGTACTGTTAACAAGCACAAATAATAGCCATCTAACATCAGAAATTAATGGATTAATTGGGATTCATCTCTTGACAAGTTACAGGAAATCACGAACATCTAACGTTTCATGAGATTCctcctgtatacagtatacaatagcAAGCAGTATACAGGGTAATTTCTAGCAAATGTCAAAATTTACTACAAATATTATATAGTGATTAACTTCAAATGAGAAAAGacataaaatgtatttcataaaccATTCACTCACTTGCATAAAATAGCCAGTGATAAAAGGGATTTCAACATGCAGTGTGAAAGAAAATCACTCCTCCCTCATTCTAAGAAGTCTGGGAATTTAatccttttttgtgttttcatgaATAGGCACCCGTCAGTTTGGCAAAATACTGACAATTATCACCATTCAAGTGCCAAAagattaaaagttgaaaaaacagACATGAATTATAATCCTTCTGTACACCTTCACACACATCAATGTACACAATACTCATAAGAGAATGACTGCTGTATGTTGGGATaaattcactataaaaaaaactgaaatgagaaaaattaatgatttagaaCTTTAACAGAGGGTTCAAGGAACATCAAGATCTTATAGTAAAGGAGACCAAACCTTAAGaaaaggtaaaatcaaagggatgaaagaaatgagagaataacTAAGTAATACTAGTTCCCAAAAGAAAGGTAGCATTTCATCAGAATGCAATAGAAGAGAGTCTAGCTGTCTCAGAGCATAGGATATGAATGGTAGCACATATAGAAAGGAAACAGTGTAACATCCAGTTTCAGAGTAGTAATGTACTCTTCATTTTTTACTATgtgacttttaaaaaatgtaaactttccaaataaaaaaaattactaatattgaAATACACCACTCAAGGAAAGCAACAGTTCACTAAGATCACAGAATGAATGTCATATATTTATGATACATTGATTACTCAATATTGTACTTCATAAATTATAGTTTAGCACACTcctttatttcaatataaaagaaTCAAAAGTGCAAGTGTATGTAAACAAAAAGGTTTGTAAATTCTATGTACAGTATTAACTGTAAACCTAAAAGGTGAGAATGCAAGAAAGCTGATAGGATTTTCTAGATTGGTGATACTGTACCTGTCCCGTACCTAGTACAGCATTGGCACAATGTTAGTCGCTTCCAAATGGGGGAGCATTTGGATACAGTTGTGTCTcaagaaaaaatgtacaatacaCTTAAAAATTTATCACAACTGCTTATGTTTATTAACCATGTCTCCAGCTTTTCCCAAGTTTTGTGCTTGTCAACaaatcaatgaaattttttaattttctgtttaaatgttgtttttattagatatttctttggttttaacttttatgtgtTACATCTGATTGGGTGCACAGGCAAGAGATGTTAAAATATAAAGCTTTTCAAATCGATATCGATATGAGAATGAGTTTTTAATTCACTGATCCACAAGtaataaaataatctgaattgttTTCTATCCATTGTTTACAAAGTTACAgtcacatacaatacagtactttaaaaccaaatttcatcaaaaacaGGTTTCAGTCATTACAAGttgataaataacaaaactaGAAATCTCAAAACTATATTAACTGTTAATTCAGTataataaattgaattaaaatcaatacagtatttcaaaagcagaaagaaaacctttaatgaaaaaaaggttcttttaattcaagaaataaaaaacttataataacaataatattttaaaattttctgcaaTGAAAATGAGCCCTCCAAAAGCAAACACTATTCCAAGCATTTTCAGGTGTGGTCTTCTTGTCAGGTAAAACCCTGCTACTGAAAATGGTCTTGTGGATTCTACACTTACTGGCCTAATACTAAGTGGGCATACTTTACAGCCGTGTTGACATCAAAAGTTGTTGAAAGTTTTCTCTTCAGCCTGCAACACTGTCAACAGCTCTGTCCAGCACCCCACAACTGTTTCCTTACTGTGAGATCACCATTTTCAGCATTCTTCTTATCATTATGTCATAAGTCAATGCCTAATTCACTGTTCTTTCCCATgccttttcacttctttttcctaAGCTCAGTGTCTATCTTGGGTTGTGACTTCACAGTGCAGTTAATAGTTAATAATCAGTACTATAGTTGCACAATTATTAATCCTATGAATCACAATTCTCTGTAGATGTTAGCAGTGTCCAAGCACATTTTTTAGTTACTGTAACCAACTCACAATTGGGACCATAACCATAGCTAAGATGGTGAGCCATAATAGGAGAGAAAGACTAATGAGAACATTCCACTGCTACTGTACTTTGCTTAACACTATCAGTGACTCTTTGGATGCTCAAACTCATGAAGCTGGCACCAGCACTGATAAATCAAGATGACCGTCCAGTATTCTACCATCTTTGACCACTGATACAAATCACAGGAGACCAGCTGCTGGATGCAGAAGTGACCATGAGACCTCAAAGGAAAGCAACTTGACTTACAACTACACCAGGCAGTGGGACAGAGGTTTGGCAAAAAGGAGAAGGTAGACAACTAGCTTGctgttttataagaaaaagcATGTTTTGTTTGACAGGAAGTTGCCATGTGTTAGCTCTTCTATATTGTCTTCAAGGCTTCAGCAATGGCTGGAGAAGCCTTCAGAGAGATCCCAGAGAAGAcgttaaatattttaaacacgCTTACAGATTACTATTGCTCCTGTGGACCTAAAAGGAAGTGACTATTCTCCAGAGACTTGTGGTGCTAGTGGAACAGATGGATGAAGATAAACTAGAGGCAGTCATGGCATTTCGAGGTGAGAACTCACAGGTCCATGCTGGGATGACCTAGCCAGTCAAGTTTCTGATCCGCCACTGACCTACACTTTGCTGGATACCATGACATATGTAAAACtgaagatggaagaatgaaggaCAAGCAACAGGTACCTAAGGCCACTCCATGCTACATTTCATTTTTGGTTCCCTCAATTCTTACAATATTTCATCTGTCGAGGGTCATGGCTTCCCTTCCTTTGGATGAGGCTTCACATTTCTCCTTCTTTAACTTGTTTATATCAAGTTTCCATCCCACTGGCCTtgacataatattaattatttaaatcaaAGTTTCAAAGCTTTTCAGTTCTATGCTTCCATTTCCTTCAAAATGTCAAGATTGTTAAACTGATGCTGTTAAACCTCTCTAAAAAAGTCTGTTAGGTTATTTTTTGGGTCAGGAATACCTGAGACATCCCTGCAGAAACACCTGTGAAGATTTCCAGAATGACAGCTCAGTTTGCCATTTTGGACCTACAGAGGGTGTAGTTATCCTGCTGGAAAAATTCATCCCTGAGAGACATACCAGCTCTCTATGTTTACCACTAAATGGCTGACTGACAGTCTGAGTCAAAACTACATACTTTGAATTCTATTCCACTGTTCTGCTTATGTAAGAGAGATTTCACTGTTTGtgaattacttgtttttaaacAACACTAAACTTTCAtgttactgtatatgaaaaaaataggaCCATTTCACCAGAAAGGGTTAAACTCAAGCAAGCATGACCAGTTTAAACTAGACACTACATTCTACAATGTAACttgctaaacaataaaaaaagaataatttatcaTAAGTTCTTTAAGCATGTCAGCAGTGAATGTGAAAAACTACACTACTGATGGTGCTGATGTCAGCCCCAATTGCCTATATCATTATGCATGTGAGTTTTTGGGAAACAATTTCACTGTTCTGGTGAAAGCAGCACTTCagctttcttatataaaaaacagtaaagaaaCTCATGCTAGAATTTGTTTGTTACTTTAAACTGCCAGgtcacataaaaaaatgtacCTAAATGTGTactgaatttttttcagaaatgaggaAGCAGTCACTTTCTATTTTCACACAAAATCATCATGATATTGTTTCAGTTAAACAGAAAGTCTGAAAATGGACCTATGCCTGGAAGGTTGAAAGAAGTTAAGATAAGATCTacaggaaaaatgcaaaatacagcTCATGGTAAAAACAGcctttagaaaataaaacttgttcaTTACTGCCTAGCTCATGCCTCCCCTTAACTCTGGCTGAAGCAAAACTATATGCGAGTCTTATTTTTCAAAAAGCCAGCAGATTCCTTCATCAGTTTATAATCTGTTACTATAAGATTTTTCCTATATGTTAGCAAACATTTCATATCCCCTTGCCAAGAAAATCTCTATGTAACAAAAGCTCTGAGtaatttctaattcttttctatttcaaaggaACTGCTGTAACCAAATTTCCActaattgttttcagttttttcttcatcCACCCCTGCAGTAAAAACCTGTATCTGTACTAGCTTTcatcttaaaaatttttcattttaaaaaattaaccaaatcAACTATCTCTATAAGTGACAGATTGTATACTCACATCCAGTGTTtccaatataaaataaactcaGAATCATTCTttgcaaaatacagtataattcaGCAAGCATACATGTTCTTCCAGATATTTAAACTTGTGAGTTTCCCTCATTTTGATCCAATGTCTCCCTGCAATTTGCTAAAAAGCAAGCATGAAAAAACCAAGGGTGCTTATTCTATGCAATATTGCACTGCATCTTAAGGTAAACAGAATTAATCATGTACAGTTTCATGCTCAAAAACTTTAACTATTACAAGACTCTGCAGCACCatacagtattacagtactgtacactgaaaTAACCAGCGAACCTAATTTTCCTACCGATATTCATTCGATTTACATTCAGCCCTTGACCTAAGCAAGATACTGCTTCCATAACCCAACTTTACTTTGAAAATCACATAATTTCAAGACTTACAGACTGCTTTCAtgtactgaactgaaataaaaactataaacatAACGTAGAAATAAATAAGTTCCTGTAGAGAATAATGATCACTACAAACAATACATTGTATATTCACTCAATCTTTCCCTATACAGTGCCTGGCTGGAGTTTTAATTactcaaaaatcaatttaattacAGCTTTATTATACTTGTGATAAGCCTGGcacttgtttgtatgtatgtaatattgcTCTGTCTTCAGTCAGGAGCCCAATACATTATGGTTAAGAGTTTCAAGTTGTGCTTATCGTAAGTGTAAGATAAGTTGgcaacagtaataaaattaatcctAATACAGTGTACTTCCTAATAGTAACACAAGTAATCATAAGGATTTTATATATTAGGAAGAAATGTTGTTTATGTATTCTATGTGATCTCTGCATGCTTGGAGCTTGGCAAATTTAAACTGTGCATATGAGAACCTCCcaattctttttctaaaatattccaCCTCCATATTTTTAAATCAGTGCAAGTGAATCCTGCATACCAAAGGCTGACTATATCATACTATTTGtgatatataatcttttaacatTACAGAGTGGCAGTTATTCAATTTTGCTTAACGTTAAAGAATAAGACCTAAAGagcaatgagaaataaaaaataaaacctcactTTGTTACCTCACTAGCAACtcatttttcaactttttcctcACTAGCTTTTGTTTCTTTCACTGTCGCTGCTTCGTATAACTCGTACAACTGATGTATTTGCTCATCATTAAAATCATCTAAGTCTCCCTCCTTCAACTGCGTACCAAGAGAGCGAGCAGTGTGAGCCCCACGTAAACCAAGCTGTCTGGCCAGAGTGATAGCGTAGTTAGTCCATTCCACCATAAACGTATTTGCCTGTTCAGTGGTTGCATCTTTATGCCTTTTGAATTCATCTCGGGCATACTGGTCACCTGAAATCAAGGGAGCACTGTGATCCAACTTAAGCAAAAAGTGCTCCAAACACACAAACTGATGACCTACTTTCAACTCAGAATTTATATTAAGGCATTAATGTCTCTGTCCCAAGAAGCTATGAGCACTATCCACATTTTGAAGCATCAGTGTCAGAATTACTTCCTTTAATGCTAAAACTGTGATGGTCTTAAGTTTGAGTGGCTGAAATACTATTTCAAACAATCTTGCACCATTGTTTTTCAGAATTCTATTGCTGTATTTGTACCATATATCACTTTCACAACAAACCTTAAAATTACAGTATACCAAAATCCATGGTCAGtgaattttcctacatatacagtacaattcCTGTTTCAAAGCATACATTCTGCTGGCCATCAGCACTGCACATGCTTCTCAAGGCTCCAATATCCCTAGACATTTCTGttgttgcagaatccttgaatagagatttGGAATGTATTCCAAAGCGGAGCAGGCTTTGGGAAAGAAGCTTAACCGTTCTCAAACTTAAAGTATTATAGTTAgtcgatccagaacacttttgcctttgaatcctcatttacatttacaattGTACCACTTTAAATGTCAGTGATTCTTTTAAGATTTCAAGTGTAACTTTTGATATGAAACTGACTTTTAAGAAGTCTTTGCTCTGTTTTTTCGAGTACTGTTCTGTGTGATTTTCAGgagctgactctcatctcaaaacTTTTGGACAGAGTTATGACATCAGTCAAGCTTTACTTTGCCAATACTTAACGTTGACTTGTGGCGTATAAGTAAAgtaagttcattatgtttgttgcataaaatgcacTACAACGataaacatcctctgcactcttctttaacTGACCTAACTGCTTTTTATCACAACACTAGGCAAGCTGCTACTGCTGTGTGATGTTCTCTAGCATCCGATTTAACACTACTTAGTTTGCTAGGCGTTTTATTTTGGCCACAAATAAAATGTGATAGTCTGCGTAAtgtagttgtggaatcttctgatctccaaatgtttaagcatgGAGCAAATTCACTCCTGCTCTTtgctgacatctcctgaattcaggtgtactggttttattttctattccctcctatttattaatttatcacctTTACCTAttagccctcttgggtttataatctgttgactTGGTCCACAAATGTTTTCAGTTGAAAATTTAAAgaccaaaagaaagaaagaaagaaaggcaaacaGGGAAGATCTGGAATGCCCAAGGAAGGCCTCAACACCTTCAGCAACTCTTTTGTCTTCTGAAGATGCCTCCAAGTCGTTATTGCAGAAGCAAGAGAAGCAGAAACAAAGTGGTGTCAAAAGGGATCATGGGCATTGCCATTGCTCCCAACAAAGTTCCTAGCCAGTGAGAGCCCAAGTGAATTGCCAATCAGTTTGCGGGTACCCTCTTTGGACTGAGCAATGGGAAAGCAAGCAGTCACCATCCCAACAGCAGGAGTGGTAGTCAAGGTAGGGAAAAGCAGGGGAGACAGCAGTGTACTGCCTTCAGAGAGATTAATGGTACCCTTCTTTGACTTCCTCCACCTTGACCTGaactaagttcctcattggatgggtcgatatcgtacttggCTAGCAccctcctaggcccgcgttcgattctctagccagccaatgaagaattagaggaatttatttctggtgatagaaattcatttctcgtcataatgtggttcggattccacaataagctgtaggtcccattgctaggtaaccaactggtttttagccatgtaaaataagtctaattcttcgggccagccctaggagagctgttaatcagctcagtggtctggttaaattaagatatacttacctTAACTTGGGCAGGCAATCACAAGAGACACTAGATGCAGTTCAGGGACAGCATACACTTCTAGCTTTGtcaaaaggaatacagtaagtgtAAGGGTCAGTCCTTAGAGAGTATATGAACCTTCTAAATCCATGCCCTGAGCTTATCATTCCAACAATTAGAATAATCATCAGATATCATCAATCTTGCAACAGCCATAATTGAGATAAGGAACAAACATGCCAAATTCATCAATTATTGAACTATGAAATGCTAATGAAAAATTCAACAACATCCAAAGTTAGGAGTAGCAAAAGATGCCTGTTAAGCAATGAGGCTGAAGATAAAGCAACACTGTTAGTCAAGTGAATGGGTGATTCCCCATCCTTCACTCCCCAGCTGCTAACTGATGACCTTGCTTCCAAACTTCAACAACTGGACCAGCTTTTGCTGAAGGTAATCCACataaaagacaaaggtttgtattctAGTAGGAATAAACACATATAATCACAAAAAATCCAGTAACAATTGTggacaaaagaacaaaataatgttaccggtgaaaaaaaaaaaagcctggtaATTTTGATGTagcaaatgaatatgaaatgagaTGAAGATGTATGAGCACTTGATACATACTctgataataacaaaaatgaataatgaaaatatttctgacaGATAAAACAGTGGGATTGTGACTGATAATGACAAAAACGAGTCATAAAAATACTTTTGGCAAGTGAAACAGTGGGATTTCCTAATAAGGGAGGTGTTAACTATAATTGCAGCTGATTAATATTGCCATGTTACTTTTTGTCGTATGACTAACATAACTTTAGAAAGAGATTTTGGCATTTATTGAAATCTAAATTACCAGTTGCCTCACTGACAACATGATTTGTCCATCAtacaaataagttaaaaaaaacaaggtttacaAATTGTAAGACcaaatttttgcaataaaactactaaatactgtactgtaaaaataatgataataattataataaggtATACAGTACCTAGAGCTTGAAGTTCCAGAGGCATCCCTCGATGTAACTTCAGAATGGTCTTGTACAAAAGCCGAACTCGTTGGTGATGTGTGAAAGCCTGCTGTGCAACCTTTGCTCCACCCATGTTTATCACCTGAAATATAACATATGCTGCAAAATTTGATGGCATTTGCTCATACTCAAAACAACATTTATCAATTCATATTaagaaaacaacctaaaataacttttcatttcatttataaagcACTGTTTTATAATATGCAGTACAATCCAGAATTAAAATCCCTATTTATGATGAAGTTAGAGATATGATGTGTTCTTGTATATTTTGCTTTGTAAATTCAAATCACAGCCTTTTTTGGTCCTAATCTTAAGTTTAAACTGACTGTTTACATAGATACTTATCGAACAGATCATGCTACCCTAGGGGTAATCTTCCCATTCAGTTTTATAAGAAATCCTTGGCACAGTTGGTcctcaaaatatgaaaacatggtctcaagtaatattaaaaaacaatctTGAGTTTCCAAAGAGAATATGTAGAAAAAGAACcaacaaaacacataaaaaaaatatgaaaacaataataaaatatcaacacaGCATTTACATTGATTTCAGTATTACAGTACATTAAAATTTTGACATGATCTATCATGCAGCATGTATGGTGTACAGGAAGATGTATGtaggttatacagtatatattatgcagtatatattcatTAGTCAATACCCTACAGGACGATGTATTATGCTTTTTTTGTATATGGGATTCAATGTGGATGAGAGATTTCAGTCAGTATATGGCAACAGTTTGTACAAAGAATTATAACATCACACTGATTAGATAAGCAACATATGAGGGaataaggcaataaaaaaaataatgaaagggctACAAAAAGACTAGGACTTAGGGTACTTTGTAAATCTTCCCCACCACACTCAATCATAGTATCTTTGTAAGCTTCttacaaagagaaaagaaagtaagaataaagtaaaagcaTGAGCAAAGACAGACCAGGTTAGATAACTAGATTAGAATGTGTCCCATTAATTATCAAGTCATTTAAGCAAAACTGTGTTTCTCTAGACTACACTTCCCATGGATATTCCAAAATCATTTGAAACATAATAAAAGCTATGAATTATATTATAGGTGGGACTCAATTGTAAAATTTTACTACTTAGCCATGACTGCCTGAGTCTGTGACACAACCAGGGCTACTAGCTAAACCTAAACTATACTGAAGTATGTTAGGTTAGGCCTACAGCACGAATACCCACCTATCAAGTTCTGTACATACTTACAATAATGTTTTGTCAGATATGTTTCTTCTGATAGTTCTGTTGGTTTTTGAATGAGTTTGGTCTTTATTTTGAATGCAAACCACTTGTTTCTGTGATGCTACCCCTAGCCTGGCCCCCCCATAAGAAAAAACTAGGCCTATGGATTTTCTGCAAAAGTCAGTAGaataactgttataaaaaaaattacatgaaaatacacccccccaaaaaacaaatatattgtaACCTAAGGCAGTAGGTCTTCACCAAACCAGGAGGGCTCCACCCTCACCCAGTACACTTCTTTCCCAACCAAACCTGAATTTGAGCACCATAATCCATAGATATGCAAGAAAGCATCGAACAGacttgaattcattaattcatGAATGTCTTGCTGTAATCCTACaatttaggggtccaaattcaatGCATTACGTAAAGTCGAGAtcagcacacagatttatcaaatatttattgattcatggaaaaaaaattaaaaattgagcagtttatctgcttacagaagtagagactgtaaaaaaaaagaaagggaataaaGGGGAGCATAAATAAGCAAACACATGTCTTAGGGGATACAGACCCattgaattttgagaaaattgtaaatctctgcttctgtaagcaaataaactgctaatttt of the Macrobrachium rosenbergii isolate ZJJX-2024 chromosome 16, ASM4041242v1, whole genome shotgun sequence genome contains:
- the Sdhaf3 gene encoding succinate dehydrogenase assembly factor 3, mitochondrial yields the protein MGGAKVAQQAFTHHQRVRLLYKTILKLHRGMPLELQALGDQYARDEFKRHKDATTEQANTFMVEWTNYAITLARQLGLRGAHTARSLGTQLKEGDLDDFNDEQIHQLYELYEAATVKETKASEEKVEK